CATTTAATAGTTATCGATGGGGGAAAAGGACAATTATCGGCAGCGAGAAAAGTGATGGAAGAAATGGGATTTGGCAATATAAAGACAATAGCTTTAGCCAAAAGGGAAGAAGAAGTGTTTTTGCCTAACAGGTCTGAACCGGTAATTTTACCGAAAAATAGTAAAGGGTTGTACCTTTTACAAAGGATTAGAGATGAAGCCCATCGTTTTGCTTTAACATTTCACCGGAAATTGAGGACAAAAAATACTTTAGTTTCAGAACTAGATAAAGTTCCGGGGATTGGAAGGGTGAGGAAAAAAATCTTGTTACAGGCCTTTGGCTCTGTTGAAGAAATAGCTACAAAAGATGTAGGGGAAATAGCGGCAGTTCCAGGAATACCTTGGAAAGTAGCGGAAGAAGTTTATAGGTATTTTCGGAAAAGTAGGTAAAGGAGGTCGTAAGACCTTCTTTTTTTTTATAGTAAAATTAAATTTTTTAATTTATATATAAAAAATTTTAAAAAAATTATTCAAAAACCCTTGCATTTTTTAAAATTATTAGTATAATTAAATTAAAGATTAAAATACTTAAAGTATTAATTAAAAATATTGAAAGGAGGGGGTTGGGGTGAAAAGACAAATGCTAGGTCGTTGCCCTATTTGTACAACCCATCTTGATATCACCCGTTTACATTGCCCTAGTTGTCACACAACTATAGAAGGAAAGTTTGAGCCTTGTAAGTTTTGTAGATTGCCATTAGATCAACAGGAGTTTGTAGAAGTGTTTATTAAATGTCGGGGAAATATCAAGGAAGTTGAAAAGGAGTTAGGAATTTCTTACCCAACGGTTAGGGGTAGGTTAGAAGCGGTTATTGAAAATTTAGGTTATAGGCCGGAACCTATTCCTAAAACTGATCCAGAGGTGGCGAGGAAGCGGAAGGAAATTTTAGATGCTTTAAACAATGGTGAGATAACCGCTGAAGAAGCGGTGGCACTGTTGAAAAAAGGGTAATTAGATAAAAAAAGGGGAGTTTAAAGTGGAAGAAAAAAAATTAATTTTATCCATGTTAAAGGAAGGGAAAATTACTGTAGATGAAGGAAAGGAACTATTAATGGCTTTAGGGGAAGATTATTCTGGGATAACAGATGCTGGAGAAATAGAAGAAGAACAAAGGGAAAAAGAACAAAAAGGTGAAGAAATAAAGAAAAGGGTCAAAGGTTGGAGCTTAATAGATAAATTAATGGCTGGTTTAAATCTAGAGAGTGTTACAGGTCCTACCTTTATATTTACAGAAGAGTACAGCCATAAATTTACTTCCCAAATGGTGGTAGTAGATATTAAGACGAGAAATGGCCATATAAAAATCAATACTTGGGATAAAGAATATGCTTTTATTAAGGTAACTAAAAAAGTCAGGAGAATAAATTCTGAAGAAAAAGCAAAGGATTTGGCGAATAGCTATGAACTTTTAAAACTTAGGGAAAATGAAATAACAACTGAAGATTATAAAAATAGGAATTTATCGGTAGATTATGAGATAACCCTTCCCCGCTGCGT
This window of the Anaerobranca californiensis DSM 14826 genome carries:
- a CDS encoding SHOCT-like domain-containing protein: MEEKKLILSMLKEGKITVDEGKELLMALGEDYSGITDAGEIEEEQREKEQKGEEIKKRVKGWSLIDKLMAGLNLESVTGPTFIFTEEYSHKFTSQMVVVDIKTRNGHIKINTWDKEYAFIKVTKKVRRINSEEKAKDLANSYELLKLRENEITTEDYKNRNLSVDYEITLPRCVVVELATSSVNGKVILENLKISRGKVNTVNGKIITSNLLGEELEISGVNGVIEVEGELENLEVNTVNGRISVIDNGKNEGDVHLSTVNGSIAIKLPKGISGIYIKGSTVNGSVKVEHSELNINNIGGKILNKSLEATSPGDIKKRYNVSAVNGSLNVRELEN
- a CDS encoding DUF2089 domain-containing protein; translated protein: MKRQMLGRCPICTTHLDITRLHCPSCHTTIEGKFEPCKFCRLPLDQQEFVEVFIKCRGNIKEVEKELGISYPTVRGRLEAVIENLGYRPEPIPKTDPEVARKRKEILDALNNGEITAEEAVALLKKG